Proteins encoded by one window of Roseibium sp. Sym1:
- a CDS encoding ATP-dependent DNA helicase, protein MAWSPQQDDALQQTADWLKRGDRQVFRLFGYAGTGKTTLARHLAEGIDGDVCFGAFTGKAAHVLRQKGCEDAGTIHSLIYRPRSAKEEEETDDDDEDSGPQFAIKRDSAAATASLIVIDECSMVDEELGKDLLSFGTPVLVLGDPAQLPPVKGGGYFTEAEPDVMLTEVHRQAQDNPIVRMSMTIRDGGQLDYGTFGESKVIHRRDIDKDQILEADQVLVGTNKTRRLYNGRIRELKEFSTPMPAVGDKLVCLRNDKTKGLLNGGLWTVKRLRPPRGNTLRFDVVSEDELSRTAVKVKVLPAMFEDGAEAIPYAIRRKADEFDYGYALTVHKAQGSQWDNVVLFDESWAFREHKSRWLYTAVTRAAERITVVR, encoded by the coding sequence GTGGCCTGGTCCCCCCAACAAGATGACGCCTTGCAGCAGACCGCCGACTGGCTGAAGCGCGGCGACCGTCAGGTATTCCGCCTGTTCGGATATGCCGGAACGGGCAAGACCACCCTTGCCCGCCACCTGGCCGAAGGCATTGACGGCGATGTCTGCTTCGGCGCCTTCACCGGCAAGGCGGCGCACGTGCTGCGCCAGAAGGGCTGTGAGGACGCCGGCACCATTCATTCGCTGATCTACCGCCCCCGCTCCGCCAAGGAGGAGGAGGAAACGGACGACGACGACGAGGACAGCGGCCCGCAATTCGCCATCAAGCGTGACAGCGCGGCGGCAACCGCCAGCCTGATCGTCATCGACGAATGCTCCATGGTCGACGAGGAACTCGGCAAGGACCTGTTGTCCTTCGGCACACCGGTCCTGGTGCTGGGCGACCCCGCCCAGCTGCCCCCGGTCAAGGGGGGCGGCTATTTCACCGAGGCGGAACCCGACGTGATGCTGACCGAGGTGCACCGGCAGGCCCAGGACAACCCGATCGTGCGCATGTCCATGACCATCCGCGACGGCGGCCAGCTCGACTATGGCACATTCGGCGAAAGCAAGGTCATTCACCGGCGCGACATCGACAAGGACCAGATCCTTGAAGCCGACCAGGTTCTGGTCGGCACCAACAAGACCCGTCGTCTCTACAATGGCCGAATCCGGGAACTGAAGGAGTTCTCGACACCGATGCCCGCCGTCGGCGACAAGCTGGTCTGCCTGCGCAACGACAAGACCAAGGGGCTCTTGAACGGGGGGCTCTGGACCGTGAAGCGGCTGCGGCCGCCGCGCGGAAACACGCTGCGCTTCGATGTCGTGTCCGAGGACGAACTGTCGCGCACCGCCGTCAAGGTCAAGGTGCTGCCCGCCATGTTCGAGGATGGCGCCGAAGCCATTCCCTACGCGATCCGGCGCAAGGCCGACGAATTCGACTACGGCTATGCGCTCACCGTGCACAAGGCGCAGGGCTCACAATGGGACAATGTCGTCCTGTTCGACGAAAGCTGGGCCTTCCGCGAGCACAAGAGCCGCTGGCTCTACACCGCGGTCACAAGGGCCGCGGAGCGGATCACTGTCGTAAGATAG
- a CDS encoding fatty acid desaturase, protein MPRAKLCEWPTLALILATSGTWMLLIGFYSELGPFVVFPLAALTVTLQSSLQHEVLHGHPTRSPGVNEALVYCSFGLWVPYRRFKSLHLRHHNNDRLTDPYDDPESFYLAWADWQRLPAPIRFVLTLNNSLLGRLLLGPAVSMIGFLGAELRMMLDGDRAVMRAWLHHLAGAVPVVLFVTLVGGIPLWLYLLLVSYPAMSMLMLRTFAEHRAHDHAEARSIIVEFCPVFSLLFLNNNLHVVHHANPRTPWYQLPAIYRAARADWQRRNEGYVFSSYFDLAKQYLFKVKEPVAHPTRRRDKAGLDSGGLKPAGLETAGKAVS, encoded by the coding sequence GTGCCGCGCGCAAAACTCTGCGAATGGCCGACGCTGGCGCTCATCCTGGCCACGTCGGGAACCTGGATGCTGTTGATCGGCTTTTATTCGGAGCTGGGACCTTTCGTGGTTTTTCCGCTGGCAGCCCTGACCGTCACACTGCAATCCTCCCTGCAGCATGAAGTCCTGCACGGCCACCCGACCCGCAGCCCGGGCGTCAACGAGGCGCTTGTCTATTGCTCATTCGGTTTGTGGGTGCCTTACCGCCGGTTCAAGTCGCTGCACTTGCGCCACCACAACAATGATCGCCTGACGGATCCTTATGACGATCCGGAAAGCTTCTATCTGGCCTGGGCGGACTGGCAGAGACTGCCCGCACCGATAAGGTTCGTATTGACGCTGAACAACAGTCTGCTCGGCCGGCTGCTTCTGGGACCTGCCGTCTCGATGATCGGCTTTCTGGGTGCGGAATTGCGGATGATGCTGGACGGCGACAGGGCGGTGATGCGGGCCTGGCTGCATCATCTTGCGGGGGCCGTCCCGGTCGTCCTGTTCGTGACCCTTGTCGGCGGCATTCCGCTGTGGCTCTATCTTCTCCTTGTGTCATACCCGGCCATGAGCATGCTGATGCTGCGCACCTTTGCCGAGCACCGCGCCCATGACCATGCCGAGGCGAGGTCGATCATCGTGGAGTTCTGCCCGGTCTTTTCGCTGCTGTTCCTCAACAACAATCTCCACGTCGTCCATCATGCCAACCCGCGGACGCCCTGGTACCAGTTGCCGGCCATCTACCGCGCGGCGCGCGCGGACTGGCAGCGGCGCAACGAAGGATATGTCTTTTCGAGCTATTTTGACCTGGCGAAGCAGTATCTCTTCAAGGTGAAGGAACCGGTGGCGCATCCGACCAGGCGGCGGGACAAGGCGGGGCTGGACTCCGGCGGCTTGAAACCCGCTGGACTGGAGACAGCCGGAAAGGCGGTCTCTTGA
- a CDS encoding GcvT family protein — protein MKTHTQVVVIGGGVVGCSVLYHLTKLGWKDVTLVERDELTSGSSWHAAGGFHTLNGDPNVAQLQSYTVDLYKELEEISGQSCSLHLTGGVMLADTPERMDFLRLAQAKGRYLGMDLELISVAEAKKMFPMLDEKHFIGALWDPIEGHLDPSGTTHAYAKAARVNGATVYRHTKVEELVQTPDGTWDVITNKGTIRAEHVVNAGGLWARECGRMVGIELPVLAMEHMYLLTDEMPEVVAHNEATGKELIGILDFGGEIYTRQEGKGMLLGTYEQNCRPWSPRQTPWDFGHELLAPDLDRIAPELEVGFEHFPALQNAGIKQIINGPFTFAPDGNPLVGPVRGLKNYWVACGVMAGFSQGGGVGLTLANWMINGDPGYDIWGMDVARYGSWATLAYTNAKVQENYRRRFRIRFPNEELPAARPHQTTPLYDRMLAQGAVMGDSWALETPLWFAPDGVEAKDIFSFHRSNDFDHVGAECRAVRESVGVTETANFAKYEITGPGAEAFLSHLMTNTMPKIGRIVLTPMLNEYGKLIGDFTIARAGEEKFYMWGSSQAEIYHMRWFEKHLPRDGSVTLRAINLGWVGLSIAGPNARKVLEKITGEDVTNEAFRFMDFREMDVANAPCKVNRITYTGDLGYELWMAPEYQRQVYDALMTAGAEFNIVNFGMRALLCLRLEKNFGTWFREFRPIYGPYEADLGRFVKLSKESFIGKEAAQKEFDEGPKRLRVSFMVDAGDADVMGDEPIWHGGKVIGWITSGGYGHHVGTSLAQGYVPAELARDLGDGAFEIEILGERRKATINPDPLFDPKAERMRM, from the coding sequence ATGAAGACCCATACGCAGGTTGTTGTCATCGGCGGCGGCGTTGTCGGCTGCAGCGTGCTTTACCACCTGACCAAGCTCGGCTGGAAGGACGTCACCCTGGTGGAGCGCGACGAGCTGACCTCGGGTTCGTCCTGGCATGCGGCCGGCGGCTTTCACACGCTCAACGGCGACCCGAACGTCGCCCAGCTTCAAAGCTATACGGTCGATCTCTACAAGGAACTGGAAGAGATCTCCGGCCAGTCCTGCAGCCTGCACCTGACTGGCGGCGTCATGCTGGCCGATACGCCGGAACGCATGGACTTCCTGCGTCTGGCCCAGGCCAAGGGCCGCTATCTCGGCATGGACCTGGAACTGATCTCGGTGGCCGAAGCCAAGAAAATGTTCCCGATGCTCGACGAGAAACATTTCATCGGCGCGCTCTGGGATCCCATCGAAGGTCATCTCGACCCGTCCGGCACCACCCATGCCTATGCCAAGGCCGCCCGTGTCAACGGCGCCACCGTCTACCGGCACACCAAGGTGGAGGAACTGGTGCAGACGCCGGACGGCACCTGGGACGTGATCACCAACAAGGGCACCATCCGCGCCGAACATGTCGTCAATGCCGGGGGGCTGTGGGCGCGGGAATGCGGCCGCATGGTCGGCATCGAACTGCCCGTGCTTGCCATGGAGCACATGTATCTGCTCACCGACGAGATGCCGGAAGTCGTTGCCCACAACGAGGCGACGGGCAAGGAGCTCATCGGCATTCTCGACTTCGGCGGCGAGATCTACACCCGCCAGGAGGGCAAGGGCATGCTGCTCGGCACCTACGAGCAGAACTGCCGCCCCTGGAGCCCGCGCCAGACCCCCTGGGATTTCGGCCACGAGCTGCTGGCGCCCGATCTCGACCGGATCGCGCCGGAACTGGAAGTCGGGTTCGAACATTTCCCTGCGCTGCAAAACGCCGGCATCAAGCAGATCATCAACGGCCCCTTCACCTTCGCGCCCGACGGCAACCCGCTGGTCGGTCCCGTCCGCGGCCTTAAGAACTACTGGGTCGCCTGCGGCGTCATGGCCGGCTTCAGCCAGGGCGGCGGCGTCGGCCTGACGCTGGCCAACTGGATGATCAACGGCGATCCGGGATACGACATCTGGGGCATGGACGTCGCCCGCTACGGCTCCTGGGCAACGCTCGCCTACACCAACGCCAAGGTGCAGGAGAACTACCGCCGCCGTTTCCGCATCCGGTTTCCGAACGAGGAACTGCCGGCAGCGCGGCCGCACCAGACCACTCCGCTCTATGACCGGATGCTGGCGCAGGGCGCCGTCATGGGTGACAGCTGGGCGCTGGAAACCCCGCTCTGGTTCGCGCCGGACGGCGTCGAGGCGAAGGACATCTTCTCCTTCCACCGCTCCAACGATTTCGACCATGTCGGCGCCGAATGCCGCGCCGTGCGCGAGAGCGTCGGCGTCACCGAGACCGCCAATTTCGCCAAGTACGAAATCACCGGGCCGGGCGCCGAGGCTTTCCTGTCCCACCTGATGACCAACACCATGCCGAAGATCGGCCGCATCGTGCTCACGCCGATGCTGAACGAGTACGGCAAGCTGATCGGCGATTTCACCATCGCCCGCGCCGGCGAAGAAAAGTTCTACATGTGGGGCTCGTCCCAGGCCGAGATCTATCACATGCGCTGGTTCGAAAAGCACCTGCCCAGAGACGGCTCGGTGACACTCCGCGCGATCAACCTCGGCTGGGTGGGGCTTTCCATTGCCGGTCCGAATGCCCGCAAGGTGCTGGAGAAGATCACCGGTGAAGATGTCACGAATGAAGCGTTCCGCTTCATGGACTTCCGCGAGATGGACGTCGCCAACGCGCCCTGCAAGGTCAACCGCATCACCTACACCGGCGACCTCGGCTACGAACTCTGGATGGCGCCGGAATACCAGCGCCAGGTCTATGACGCCCTGATGACGGCGGGCGCCGAATTCAACATCGTCAACTTCGGCATGCGCGCGCTGCTGTGCCTGCGGCTTGAAAAGAATTTCGGCACCTGGTTCCGCGAGTTCCGGCCGATCTACGGCCCCTATGAAGCCGATCTCGGCCGCTTCGTGAAGCTCTCCAAGGAAAGCTTCATCGGCAAGGAGGCCGCGCAGAAGGAATTTGACGAAGGTCCGAAGCGTCTCAGGGTCAGCTTCATGGTCGATGCCGGCGATGCCGATGTCATGGGTGACGAGCCGATCTGGCACGGTGGCAAGGTGATCGGCTGGATCACTTCCGGCGGCTACGGCCACCATGTCGGCACCTCGCTCGCTCAGGGCTACGTGCCAGCGGAGCTTGCAAGGGACCTTGGCGATGGCGCCTTCGAGATCGAAATTCTCGGCGAACGCCGCAAGGCCACCATCAATCCGGACCCGCTGTTCGACCCGAAGGCCGAACGCATGCGCATGTAA
- a CDS encoding phosphate/phosphite/phosphonate ABC transporter substrate-binding protein, giving the protein MREQGFLPVRLPMYDWPEVRAATAELEIALQGALSGVLGIAPEDFRPRRGEADLVAFWTDPHLLLTQTCGYPLTHALADKVRLVGTPHYDAPGCRGPAYCSQLVVRRDSPYSTLKGLRGRRAAFNGPDSQSGMNTFRHAIARLGAGRVFFSDVIESGGHLNSMKAVAAGDAEIAAIDTVSWGLACRELPELAGRLRTIGETAAAPGLPLITSLRFSDGEADLISETVSQVFSSPNTAKSRERLGIVGFSRLSGSDYDGILDMERQAAELGYPSLA; this is encoded by the coding sequence TTGAGGGAACAAGGGTTTCTTCCGGTCCGTCTGCCGATGTATGACTGGCCGGAGGTCCGCGCGGCAACGGCGGAACTCGAAATCGCGCTGCAAGGCGCGCTTTCCGGCGTTCTGGGGATTGCGCCGGAAGACTTTCGGCCCCGGCGAGGCGAGGCGGACCTCGTGGCTTTCTGGACCGATCCGCACCTGCTTCTCACCCAGACCTGCGGCTATCCGCTGACCCATGCGCTGGCGGACAAGGTCCGGCTGGTCGGCACGCCCCACTACGATGCGCCGGGTTGCCGGGGACCTGCCTATTGCAGCCAGCTTGTTGTCCGGCGGGACAGCCCGTACAGCACACTGAAGGGACTGCGCGGCCGGAGAGCCGCCTTCAACGGTCCCGACAGCCAGTCGGGCATGAACACGTTCCGCCACGCGATCGCGCGGCTCGGCGCCGGCCGGGTGTTCTTTTCCGACGTGATCGAAAGCGGCGGTCACCTGAACTCGATGAAGGCTGTGGCAGCCGGCGATGCGGAGATCGCCGCCATCGACACCGTCAGCTGGGGACTTGCCTGCCGGGAATTGCCGGAGCTGGCCGGACGGCTCAGGACAATCGGAGAAACAGCGGCTGCGCCGGGCCTGCCGCTGATCACGTCGCTGCGGTTTTCAGACGGGGAGGCCGACCTGATCAGCGAGACCGTGTCTCAGGTTTTCTCCTCTCCCAATACGGCAAAAAGCCGCGAACGCCTGGGGATTGTCGGCTTCTCCAGGCTGTCTGGCAGCGACTATGACGGCATTCTGGACATGGAGCGGCAAGCCGCGGAGCTGGGCTATCCGTCGCTGGCCTGA
- a CDS encoding M24 family metallopeptidase, with amino-acid sequence MNTEHFGRHRRKIMPAVLPAHPGDLADYETLAAYAMEKATVLNRHVLGYGELAEAEWAALDLAAPDLDAIRAYRLARIRNQLEQRDLSAAILCDPLNVRYATDATNMQIWSTHNAVRYTFVALDGPVIAFDFHNCEHLAAHNFLVDEIRHGVPWFYFEAGPRSQELALKWADELADLVRTHGGGNRRIAIDKARREGVAALERHGLEIHDGEEVMELARAIKCPDEIRAMRRSIASCEAAMHEMEAALRSGMTEWDLWALLHAGNIRRGGEWIETHLLSSGPRTNPWFQEASARVIQDGELVAFDTDLVGPYGMCCDISRTWLCGDGVPTNEQRTLYQMAVDQIEANIGMLAPGRTFRELSHDAASLPDDYLANRYSVLFHGVGLCDEYPAVPYPADWEAGGYDGALEAGMVVCVESYVGRHGGHEGVKLEEQLLITETGHERLSSYPWDARLMGQAV; translated from the coding sequence ATGAACACGGAACATTTCGGCCGCCACCGGCGCAAGATCATGCCCGCGGTCCTGCCCGCGCATCCGGGTGATCTTGCCGACTATGAGACTCTCGCCGCCTATGCGATGGAAAAGGCGACGGTGCTCAACCGTCATGTGCTCGGTTATGGCGAACTGGCCGAAGCGGAGTGGGCGGCGCTTGATCTCGCCGCCCCCGATCTCGACGCCATCCGTGCCTATCGGCTGGCGCGCATCCGCAACCAACTGGAGCAACGCGACCTTTCCGCAGCGATCCTGTGCGATCCACTCAACGTGCGTTATGCGACCGACGCCACCAACATGCAGATCTGGTCGACCCACAATGCCGTGCGCTACACATTCGTGGCGCTGGACGGCCCCGTTATCGCCTTCGACTTCCACAATTGCGAGCATCTGGCCGCGCATAATTTCCTGGTCGACGAAATCCGTCACGGTGTGCCCTGGTTCTATTTCGAGGCCGGGCCGCGCTCGCAGGAACTGGCCCTGAAATGGGCGGACGAACTGGCCGACCTTGTCAGGACCCATGGCGGCGGCAACCGCCGCATCGCCATCGACAAGGCCCGCCGGGAAGGCGTCGCGGCCCTGGAGCGCCATGGCCTTGAGATCCATGACGGCGAAGAGGTGATGGAGCTGGCAAGGGCGATCAAGTGCCCCGACGAGATCAGGGCGATGCGCCGGTCGATCGCTTCCTGCGAAGCCGCCATGCACGAGATGGAAGCCGCGCTCCGGTCCGGCATGACCGAATGGGATCTCTGGGCCCTGCTTCACGCCGGCAACATCCGCCGCGGCGGCGAATGGATCGAGACCCATCTCCTGTCCTCGGGTCCGCGCACCAATCCCTGGTTCCAGGAAGCATCCGCCCGGGTCATCCAGGACGGTGAACTCGTCGCCTTCGACACCGATCTGGTCGGGCCCTATGGCATGTGCTGCGACATCTCACGCACCTGGCTGTGCGGCGACGGCGTGCCCACCAACGAGCAGCGCACGCTCTACCAGATGGCGGTCGACCAGATCGAGGCCAATATCGGCATGCTGGCACCGGGACGGACTTTCCGGGAACTGTCGCACGACGCTGCCAGCCTGCCCGACGACTACCTCGCCAACCGCTATTCCGTGCTTTTCCATGGCGTTGGCCTTTGCGACGAATACCCGGCCGTGCCCTACCCGGCCGACTGGGAAGCCGGCGGCTATGACGGTGCGCTTGAGGCGGGCATGGTGGTCTGCGTGGAAAGCTATGTCGGCCGCCATGGCGGCCATGAGGGCGTCAAGCTGGAGGAGCAACTCCTGATCACCGAAACCGGTCATGAGCGGCTCAGCAGCTATCCCTGGGACGCCAGGCTGATGGGACAGGCGGTGTGA
- a CDS encoding TetR/AcrR family transcriptional regulator, producing MNDLADASGMAKPGLYAAFGDKEALFEKALLHYFETYGGPVFAQLKLARKNVVEDFRDFLGAIADLTLDKNTPAGCFLVNALVDCTYGPERHREVVTGLRESRYSAIRERLLKAADAGELRDDADIDRVATFLDGQFSAIALLGRSGCKEADLKTFVETGLQALPVRDDLDGFSEPERNAPILRQ from the coding sequence ATGAATGACCTTGCCGACGCATCGGGCATGGCCAAGCCGGGTCTCTATGCGGCGTTCGGCGACAAGGAAGCCCTTTTCGAAAAGGCGTTGCTGCATTATTTCGAGACCTATGGCGGTCCTGTCTTCGCGCAGCTGAAGCTGGCGCGGAAAAACGTTGTCGAGGACTTTCGTGATTTTCTGGGCGCGATTGCCGATCTGACCCTCGACAAGAACACGCCGGCGGGGTGTTTCCTGGTCAACGCGCTGGTGGATTGCACCTATGGGCCGGAGCGCCACCGGGAAGTTGTGACGGGTTTGCGGGAATCCCGGTATTCCGCCATTCGCGAGCGGCTGTTGAAAGCGGCCGATGCGGGGGAATTGCGCGACGACGCGGATATCGACCGGGTGGCGACCTTTCTGGACGGCCAGTTCTCGGCCATTGCCCTGCTCGGCCGCAGCGGCTGCAAGGAGGCGGATCTGAAAACCTTCGTCGAAACCGGCCTCCAGGCGCTTCCGGTTCGTGACGACCTCGACGGATTTTCGGAACCCGAGCGCAACGCCCCTATCTTACGACAGTGA
- a CDS encoding Tex family protein gives MESVSPTGPASKTKLNAETALRIAQRIADEIGCKAGQVNDTVQMLDEGSTVPFIARYRKEATGGLDDSQLRKLEERLIYLRELEDRRGAITKSIEEQGKLTEALTQSIQAAETKSQLEDIYLPYKKKRRTKAQIAREAGLEPLADLLLGDPSKDPEKEAAAYVDDGKGIADTKAALDGARQILMERFAENAELVGRLRRHVEERGVVQSKLIDGMAEKGAKFADYFDYSEKWSKIPSHRALALFRGRNEGVLSVDLTVDADDVSPVLPAVKMVADTYGLADRGRPADKWLMDVARFAWKVKLALHLELDLMGVLRDKAEEEAIQVFARNLKDLLLAAPAGARATLGLDPGIRTGVKVAVVDETGRLVDTATIYPFQPRNDVTGSRAALLALIAKHKVGLIAIGNGTASRETDKLAGDVLSDIPAGQRPVKVIVNEAGASVYSASELAAKEMPDVDVSLRGAASIARRLQDPLAELVKIEPKSIGVGQYQHDVNQTRLARALDAVVEDAVNAVGVDLNTASPALLSRISGLSDSLAKAVVEHREAIGRFDSRSQLKEVPRLGAKAFELCAGFLRITGGKEPLDASSVHPEAYPLAKRIVKACGRDLRQIMGDASLLKGLEPGDFTDEKFGLPTVRDILSELEKPGRDPRPEFKTAALQDGVEEISDLKPGMKLEGTVTNVTNFGAFVDVGVHQDGLVHVSQLADRFVDDPHKVVKAGDIVKVTILEVDVPRKRISMTMKSQADYQGQRERGQQQDRGGPGGRGPGGKGPGGRGPGGNPPRGSSGGAPKSSGGDGGNNAMAAALAAAMNKKRT, from the coding sequence ATGGAAAGCGTTTCCCCTACCGGCCCTGCCTCCAAAACAAAGCTCAACGCCGAAACCGCGCTGCGCATCGCCCAGAGGATCGCCGACGAAATCGGCTGCAAGGCGGGACAAGTCAACGATACGGTCCAGATGCTGGACGAAGGCTCGACCGTGCCCTTCATTGCCCGCTACCGCAAGGAAGCGACCGGGGGCCTGGACGACAGCCAGTTGCGCAAGCTGGAGGAGCGGCTGATCTACCTGCGCGAGCTGGAAGACCGGCGCGGTGCCATCACCAAGTCGATCGAGGAACAGGGCAAGCTCACCGAGGCACTGACGCAAAGCATTCAGGCGGCGGAAACCAAGTCCCAGCTGGAAGACATCTACCTTCCCTACAAGAAGAAGCGCCGTACCAAGGCCCAGATCGCCCGCGAAGCCGGTCTGGAACCGCTCGCCGACCTGCTGCTCGGCGACCCGTCGAAGGATCCGGAAAAGGAAGCAGCCGCCTATGTCGATGACGGCAAGGGCATTGCCGACACCAAGGCGGCACTCGACGGCGCCCGCCAGATCCTGATGGAACGGTTTGCCGAGAACGCGGAGCTTGTCGGACGCCTGCGCCGCCATGTCGAGGAGCGCGGTGTCGTCCAGTCGAAGCTGATCGACGGCATGGCCGAAAAGGGCGCCAAGTTCGCCGACTATTTCGACTATTCCGAGAAATGGTCGAAGATCCCCAGCCACCGGGCCCTCGCCCTGTTCCGTGGCCGCAACGAGGGCGTCCTGTCCGTCGATCTCACGGTCGATGCCGACGATGTCTCGCCGGTCCTTCCGGCGGTGAAGATGGTCGCCGACACCTATGGCCTCGCCGACCGCGGCCGCCCGGCGGACAAGTGGCTGATGGACGTCGCCCGCTTTGCCTGGAAGGTGAAGCTCGCCCTGCATCTGGAGCTCGACCTGATGGGCGTGCTGCGCGACAAGGCCGAGGAAGAGGCGATCCAGGTGTTCGCCCGCAACCTCAAGGACCTTCTGCTGGCGGCTCCCGCCGGTGCGCGCGCAACGCTCGGCCTCGACCCGGGCATCCGAACCGGCGTCAAGGTGGCCGTGGTCGACGAAACCGGCCGGCTGGTCGACACCGCCACCATCTATCCCTTCCAGCCGCGCAACGATGTCACCGGCTCCCGTGCCGCGCTGCTCGCGCTGATCGCCAAACACAAGGTCGGCCTGATCGCGATCGGCAACGGCACGGCCAGCCGCGAGACCGACAAGCTCGCCGGCGATGTGCTCTCCGACATTCCGGCCGGCCAGCGCCCGGTCAAGGTGATCGTCAACGAGGCCGGTGCGTCCGTCTACTCCGCCTCGGAACTGGCGGCGAAGGAAATGCCGGATGTCGACGTTTCCCTGCGCGGCGCGGCCTCCATCGCCCGGCGCCTGCAGGATCCGCTGGCCGAGCTGGTCAAGATCGAGCCCAAGTCCATCGGCGTCGGCCAGTACCAGCATGACGTCAACCAGACCAGGCTCGCCCGTGCGCTCGATGCCGTGGTGGAAGATGCGGTGAACGCGGTCGGCGTCGATCTCAACACCGCCTCGCCGGCCCTGCTGTCACGCATCTCCGGCCTGTCGGACAGTCTCGCCAAGGCCGTCGTCGAGCACCGCGAGGCCATCGGCCGCTTCGACAGCCGCTCACAGCTGAAGGAAGTGCCCCGTCTCGGCGCCAAGGCGTTCGAACTTTGCGCCGGCTTCCTGCGCATCACCGGCGGCAAGGAACCGCTCGACGCCTCCTCCGTGCACCCGGAAGCCTACCCGCTCGCCAAGCGGATCGTAAAGGCCTGCGGCCGGGATCTCAGGCAGATCATGGGCGACGCCTCCCTGCTGAAGGGCCTGGAGCCAGGGGACTTCACCGACGAGAAATTCGGCCTGCCGACCGTCAGGGACATCTTGAGCGAACTGGAAAAACCCGGCCGCGACCCGCGCCCGGAATTCAAGACGGCCGCCCTTCAGGACGGCGTCGAGGAGATCTCGGACCTGAAACCCGGCATGAAACTGGAAGGCACGGTGACCAACGTCACCAATTTCGGTGCCTTCGTCGATGTCGGCGTGCACCAGGACGGTCTCGTGCATGTCTCCCAGCTCGCCGACCGCTTCGTCGATGACCCGCACAAGGTCGTCAAGGCGGGCGACATCGTCAAGGTGACCATCCTGGAGGTGGACGTGCCGCGCAAGCGCATCTCCATGACCATGAAATCCCAGGCCGACTACCAGGGCCAAAGGGAACGCGGCCAACAGCAGGATCGCGGGGGTCCAGGCGGTCGCGGTCCGGGTGGCAAGGGGCCGGGCGGACGTGGCCCCGGCGGCAATCCCCCGCGCGGCAGCAGCGGCGGCGCGCCGAAGAGCTCCGGTGGCGACGGCGGCAACAACGCCATGGCGGCAGCCCTTGCCGCGGCGATGAACAAGAAGCGGACGTGA